A window of the Blastopirellula sediminis genome harbors these coding sequences:
- a CDS encoding isocitrate/isopropylmalate dehydrogenase family protein, translating into MARRKPFVWPDTQQHTKTLSEGRTMAHNVCLIDGDGIGPEITAAVKRIIEAAGVSIDWRPVLAGVTAVEKEGVPLPKETIAAIKETGVALKGPLATAIGKGFRSVNVGLRQELQLYANFRPARTIPGVKTRFDNVDLIVIRENTEGLYSGLEHTVVPGVVESLRVISEKASRRIAVFAFETARKYNRKTVTCVHKANILKLSDGLFLDTVRDVATSYPDIELNDCIIDAAAMKLVMDPTQFEVLVMENLFGDIVSDLASGLVGGLGVTPSGNYGETAAIFEAVHGTAPDIAGKDLANPTALLLSATMMLKHLGETEAADRIEGALLSVLQNPETRTGDLGGKLSTSQFAETVAEACAVGSSG; encoded by the coding sequence ATGGCCCGACGAAAACCGTTCGTCTGGCCCGACACGCAGCAGCATACGAAGACACTATCCGAGGGGCGTACGATGGCGCACAACGTTTGTTTGATTGACGGCGACGGCATTGGTCCCGAGATTACCGCCGCCGTAAAACGGATCATCGAAGCGGCCGGCGTTTCGATCGATTGGCGCCCCGTTCTGGCCGGCGTGACCGCCGTCGAAAAGGAAGGGGTCCCGCTGCCGAAAGAGACGATCGCCGCGATCAAAGAGACCGGCGTCGCCCTGAAGGGCCCGCTCGCCACCGCGATCGGTAAAGGATTCCGCAGCGTCAACGTCGGGCTCCGTCAGGAACTGCAGCTTTACGCCAACTTCCGCCCGGCTCGCACCATCCCCGGCGTAAAGACCCGCTTCGATAACGTCGACCTGATCGTCATTCGCGAAAACACCGAAGGGCTCTACAGCGGCCTGGAGCATACGGTCGTTCCCGGCGTCGTCGAAAGCCTCCGCGTCATCAGCGAAAAAGCGTCGCGCCGCATCGCCGTCTTCGCCTTTGAGACGGCCCGCAAGTACAACCGCAAGACGGTGACCTGCGTCCACAAGGCGAACATCCTGAAGCTAAGCGACGGGCTCTTTCTCGATACCGTCCGCGACGTCGCCACGTCGTATCCCGACATTGAACTGAACGACTGCATCATCGACGCCGCCGCGATGAAGCTGGTGATGGATCCGACGCAGTTTGAAGTTCTGGTGATGGAAAACCTGTTCGGTGACATCGTCTCGGACCTGGCCAGCGGCCTGGTCGGCGGCTTGGGAGTCACCCCGAGCGGCAACTACGGCGAAACCGCCGCCATCTTCGAAGCGGTCCACGGCACGGCGCCCGACATCGCCGGCAAAGACCTGGCCAACCCAACCGCGCTGCTGCTGAGCGCCACGATGATGCTCAAGCACCTGGGCGAAACCGAAGCGGCCGACCGAATCGAAGGCGCACTGCTATCCGTGCTGCAGAATCCGGAAACGCGAACCGGCGACCTGGGCGGGAAGTTGTCGACGTCGCAGTTCGCAGAAACGGTGGCGGAAGCTTGTGCGGTGGGGAGCTCGGGGTAA
- a CDS encoding tyrosine-type recombinase/integrase, translating into MSVDPRSRIRRRHHLHESTLSKAISAAARRMHITKRGTARPFRHSFATHLIEAGYDIRTI; encoded by the coding sequence TTGAGCGTTGATCCTCGCAGTCGTATTCGGCGGCGTCATCACCTGCACGAATCCACCCTATCGAAGGCAATATCCGCAGCGGCCCGTCGAATGCATATCACGAAACGAGGGACGGCTCGTCCATTCCGTCACTCGTTCGCAACCCATCTGATCGAGGCGGGCTATGACATCCGCACGATATAG
- a CDS encoding fasciclin domain-containing protein translates to MRALQWILAPMMLIAAVAVVRPAMAAEKAEKDIVDTAVAAGQFETLVTAVKAAGLVDALKSDGPFTVFAPTDEAFAKLPKGTVESLLKDKEKLAMILKYHVVAGKVMAADAAKVKSADTLAEQPIKISAKDGAVMINDAKVVKADIVTSNGVIHVIDTVLLPQ, encoded by the coding sequence ATGCGTGCTTTGCAATGGATTCTTGCCCCGATGATGCTGATTGCCGCCGTCGCTGTCGTTCGTCCCGCGATGGCTGCCGAGAAGGCGGAAAAGGATATTGTTGATACGGCGGTCGCCGCCGGACAATTTGAGACGCTGGTCACCGCAGTCAAAGCGGCGGGGCTGGTAGACGCTTTGAAGAGCGATGGACCATTCACCGTCTTTGCCCCGACCGACGAGGCGTTCGCGAAACTGCCGAAGGGTACGGTCGAGAGCCTGCTGAAAGACAAAGAGAAGCTGGCCATGATCCTGAAGTATCATGTCGTCGCCGGTAAGGTCATGGCGGCCGATGCGGCGAAGGTCAAATCGGCCGATACGTTGGCCGAGCAGCCGATCAAGATCTCGGCGAAAGATGGCGCCGTCATGATCAACGACGCGAAAGTGGTGAAAGCCGACATCGTCACCTCCAACGGCGTGATCCATGTGATCGATACCGTATTGCTGCCCCAGTAA